One Glycine max cultivar Williams 82 chromosome 8, Glycine_max_v4.0, whole genome shotgun sequence genomic window, CTTGGTTTGCTAGCGGAAGTGTTTGTGTAGGTTCTCTCTACTCtaataatcatacaacattaACCAAGAAATAAACTACTTCTATGAGAAGGACTCCGTAACATGCATACTTAATTACCTTTAACAGAATGTCGTCCACTGTTACATTGGCGTAAACAAGGTGCACCTTTGTTTTGTCCTTAGGGTTTTCAAGAATGGCTCTTATGAGCTGCAAGAAAAGATGGGGACTAAGAAAGATAAGCTCATTTTCAGTATGTTCTTCCAAACaattatatgtttatatatatatatatatatatatatatatatatatatatatatatgtgtgtgtgtgtgtaatcatgaataaataacttaaatacATACTTATTCagataaaaatttacataatgaaaatttatatcaCAAGCACTTAAATAACTTTCTCCATAAAACTTCTTAAACTTAGCTAAAAATTACTTTcttaaaaacttaaccaaaaagAGTGCCTGAAagcttattatatatatgtacgcACCTGAAACATTGGAGTTATGCCTGAGCCCCCAGCAATCATTCCAAATGCCCTAACTTGGCCAGGTTTGTAAGTGAAACGTCCCTACAAGTCGCAAATATACAGTTACATCCATTATGCTTTTGAGACTATCAAGTAAATCAAAACTAAGCACTTTAATTTAGACCTTCAATATCTTTTCTGGGgactataattattttttttaatcatcctTTATTTTGCCTTATTAAGGGTGACAATTAGTACCTTGGGGCCCCTCACGGCCAAGAAATCACCTTCCTTCATTTGTCTAAAATGGTGGGACATCTTTCCATTCGGGTACATctgtttgaaaaaaaggtaaattatTATTCCTTTCGCAATATCtagaaaataacattatatgtgtgtgtgtgtgaaacaGGTAAATTCATTTATCCCTTTGCAAAATTTTTCCACTAAAAATGTACCTTCACAACCAACTCGAAGTAGCCAATATTTGAATCCAACGTGATTGGAGTATATGATCTCATAACTTCCTCTCCTTGGCTATCTTTTCCCCTGCTTAACATTAACAAATAACAGttatactctctctctctctcatttttttaatgtaaaatttatgaTGTTTTTATTCAACGGGATAAGTTAAATATACTACAGTATATAGAACAATATAAGGTATATATTTTCCTAACCTAGCAAGTATGTTTTTTCCAACAGGAAGGCCCAATACCGAAGAAGGAGTAGGAAGGGCAAATTTGAATCTTGCAACGTTATGGCTGAGCTGAGTCTTCTTTATGAGTTTAAATTCCTTGAAATTTTTGGGGTCCAAGCTTCCTGAAAATTGTCATTTTGATAGTAAAATTTGTATGCAAAGACGAGTCTAATGGCATTTTCAAATGATGGcacaattcttttttaaaagaactaCGCTGTTGCTTTGAGGTTGTATTTTTATAAGCTCCAGCATATAAAAACATACagccatatttatttattaatttttatttgaatttttattagcaCATCTTCATCTTAATGTCGTTTCATTGATCTAAATGTTACAAACTTGGAGCACTTTTGTTCTTGAAAATCCACATTGCTTTATAGATTAAGGCTGAgtaaaacatgataaaaatataacccAAACGTTAGCATGTCATGATTTGGGCTATCGAATTTAATTAGGAGGCGactgagaaagaaaagaatatgtAATTTGCTTTTAAGGATGTTACTTGAGAAAGACACAGAGACAACAGTATGGATATTCAGGAAAACATGCAGAAAACTCACccagcttttaaaaaaaattaatttaattgcttacatataattttaaataaaccataggcatttattaacttattaattataaCTGCAGTGAGAATAACACAACAGATTAAACCAATTAATTAGACCAACAAGCCTAGTCTGTTTTTCAGGGAAAACGCAACTAAAATGTCTGGGTaggattttaaataataatgaatacaTATCATTagatttataacaaaaaatatttttttttgctgaagtttataataataaacattgGAGCACTAAAATTTTGCTATGGATTTATTTAACTCTATTTAAGTCTAATATAATGACAAtagtattataatttaatttatatcaactttgtaaataatataataagtgATAGAGCGATGATATGTAATACTACGTGCAGGAGGAGGCTGATGGAAGCAATCGAGAGTGAAAACTACTTGAAGTAATACATTTGAGGAGGTTTAGCTAATTTTAAGAAATGAATTTTCTATTTTGGGTACAACATATAATATTTTGGATTTAACTCCTTCATATctagtaaaaattaaataaagtaagtaattaaattgataagtaaattaattagtagttaatatatatatatatatatatatatatatatatatatattctaattcaTGAGTAGTTTATTATGCTTGTGCACATAATATTAATCTCCTTCGTCATTAAGGATTGAACAACGATCGAGATTAGTTAATTCATCATTTAAAATGACTCATTCACTTTAGAAGATTGATATCAAAATGTCCTAAAGCAAAAACTCTAAGTGTATTTGGATAGGATAATTTAACtaggtaatgtattttttataggaaattaaattctttttctttattaaaagcaactatttggatattttagtaaaagaaattcaaaattttagaattttaaaaagaattttagttagttgaaagaatagaatttcaaattctatcttCAAGAGagtgaatttcaaattctctcttcaagagagtgaatttcaaattctctcttctggttcctcttcctcttctctctTGAACTTTTCTCTACTCTCTTGTGGAAGCCACGACTCCACGAGCTCTCCAGTGGAATCGCAAGCCTGAGCTCTTCGGCTCCATCCCCTGCGTCGCTGGcatcacctccagcaagggtgGCGTGAGCAAGACCACCACCACCGCCAACATCGGCCTCTCCCTCGCTTGTCTTGGCTTCTCCGTGGTCGCCATTGACGTCGACGTCAGCCTCCGCAACCTCGACCTCCTCCTCGACATCGAGAATCGCGTCAACTACACCGTGATCGAGGTCCTGAATGGTGACTGCCGCCTAGACCAAGTCCTCGTCCGCGACAAGCGCTGGTCCAACTTCGAACTCCTTTGCATCTCCAAACCCCACTCCAAACTCCCCCTCGAATTTGGCGGCAAGGCCCTTACCTGGCTCGTGGACGTGCTGAAAGCACGTTCACAGCGCTGGTCGACTTCATCCTCATCGACTGCCCCGCTGGCATTGACGCCAGCTTCATCACCGCCATCACGCCAGCCAACGAGGCCATCCTCATCACCACCCCCGACATCACCAGCCTCCACGACGCCGACCGCGACACCGGCCTCCTCGAATGTGATGTAATTTCACCGTTCGAACAAGCTGCGTGGAGGCTCGTGGAGCAAGATAGCATGCAGGCCGTAATTATTGGTTTTGGTTTGAAATCTGAGACTATCATTTGATAGTAATTCTATGATTGTTGAAGAAGAGAAAGATTGTatttaaacacaaaattttaaaaataaagaaatttaaattgaagtatttaaaattctcataatttaaaattctttgcctcatccaaacacactataatTGATCATAGGATTCCCCAATATCATGCAAGCAAATTATATGCATACACGGTGAGTGAAACTATAAACCATTAAAAGTATTTGAGTTACTATATACGCATCGAAGGGCAGTCATTGTTTAAAAATCAGAtgaaaaagcatgaaaattgaTAACTCTTTGATAAATAGAAGATTTGTCTCAGAATGGAAAATGAGATATTggaataaatttgaaaatgaaacaaataaattttaagaaagtaGAGCTATATATACCTTTGGGGTGTTTTGCGCGATAGTAAATATAAGCAGCCGTAAAGCCAACGGCAACAAGAGCAACTACGTGACCTAGCAATTCAGGGTTGAGGTTCTCAGTAAAGGGAAAAGACTTGAAATCCAACTTGGGGAACCGAAGTGCCATATTGAATGGTAGTTCCAACATTTTCGCAAGAAATTGGCAAATCACAAACTGCTTTCATATATATGCaaacttatataataaaaataatttattaattaagctTTTCCAGTACCTATAATCTTAAttgattcttttcttcttctcgtCACTGTTCACATGAAATGAAGCAAAGAATAATCACATACGTGTCTGAGGGAAGACACTATATTCGATCTACACTTTATTTCTGAAATAAAATTGTGGATACTTTGATTTACTTTCCCATGCATCCATTCACAAGCATTATGATTCTGTCTTTTGGGCTGATGTATCATGTTCTTAAAGTATATAATATGGCAATCCAGATTGTATAAAGCTATATAAATGGAATCtataaaggaaataaatatattatagtcACTATATAAATTAAACGAACATTTTAATGATTGATAAAAGCTATACGTTAATGATATTTGATAAACACGTACCTCACCCCCAACCTTAATTTATTAATCCCTATGAGGGGAATGCATGGAAATTACATCTATCACCCATGAGGGTTGCAGAAATAAAACACAGTAAAAGAATCAAAGAGCCTAAACTCCTCTACCTTAGAAATCCATACTTTGCTAATCCTTGAGCCACCAAATTTGCTTCATCATCATAATAACCAACGTCgcacttgaatttttttttttttaagaattacgtgtgatattaaaaaatttacaacactcatatatcttatttaatcaattaaattaaattttcttagTCACTTATGAGTCTTTCCACTAAGACGTTGGAATTAACTCAaagaacaaagagaaaaaagattataCGTTATTTCACATAACCAAAGGTGGTAGGCAACCTTCAAGCCATGCACAAATGCCCACATTTCCGCCATATCAATAGAGCAAATTGACTCCTAGGACACAAACAAAAGTTGATCAAAAGTAATGATAtacaaacattttattatttttaatatctttacTATATCTTATTTCTAAACTTAAtcatatctataatttttttctttttttctccctctCCATCTTTAGGTGTCAAATAACATATTGAGTGTCCATGTAACATTTTTCAAAAGCTATCCTTAGAGTCCCTAAAGACGGCACCACAAAATGCCTTCTGATTTCCCAAGTGAACTGCACCACCACAATTGATCTTCACTACTCGATCCATCTGGTGTAGGATTCCACTGCACTGGACATCAAGCAGTGGTATCTGAAGTTTGACCCTATTTTAGTCCGAACGAGATCATGCAACATATTCTTAATGTTAAGGACTAACACATCCAGGGCCAGAACAACACCATAGACCTGCCTCCGATCTTCCAACATGGTTTTAAATAGCAGTTCGCAATCGCAATTACAACTGTAACATCAAGGTATTTTGACACTTCACAATTATATTATGATTGCAATTACGACTGCGTTAGTCGCATTTTCCCACAATTACTCACAATGTAAAGATTTTTTGGCTCATCGCAATACGATCGCAACCGTAATTAAAAACACATTCCCAATTCATGTTGATATATGATGTATATATTCACAAATTAGTGCAACACATCCAGATCTTGACTCATAAATTCTGGAGGAATACGCGCATTCCATATCGATCTTCTTCCAAACCTCCACCACCCAATCACAGTCTCGCAACGCATGTGTTAGTGATTCAACATGGTTCCTACATATTCCTTTCATTTCCTTTATATATGCGCCAAATGGAGTTCATCTCAACTTTTTCCCATTGATTACAACCCCTCCTACATTGAACCTCCTCTCTGATGTCGATCTGAGGAAAACTTAAGGACCCAGACATTTATATTTAGAACGAAGCACTTGCACCCATAATTGAGATTACTTATTGCACAAAGTCCACCCACCTTCATAAGCAATGATTAATTCATATGTTTACATTGCCTAAGCCACAATCCCCACAAAGCTTTTGGTAAATTTCTATCGCCACCATTTGGCTGTCACTGCTCGTTTCTGATGGGGAGTTGGGGACTGCTATAGAAGCCATGAATTGATCGACTGTTTTCTTTATATCTTAAGACATAAGAGACTGATCATTAAGtaactaaaaatatgtttagccctatattatattatcatcACCGTCCTCCTCTatattaaaccaaaaatatGAATTCGCATTCATTACAAGCATCAGTGCTCTCCCTAGAAAAGTATACTCCTTTTTGCATCTCGATCAAAATCAATCATAGCTAGAAGCTACAACTTATgagattaaattcaaattcacattCACATTCACATtcatttcaaacatcattgctCTTTCCTTCGATCTATCAAGAAAAGTGAACTCTTTTTAGGATTAATCTATACTCAGCTCCTTTATGTGCCGTGATCAACGCCAGTGTGGCAGCTATGCCCAATGGATTAATATTTTAAGTTGAACTCCTTACTTTATTTAGTTAAATGTTAACCTTTATAAGTATATGTTCAGACGCAAATCACACTTGCATTCATTATCAATAGCATACTGCCTTTTGCAAATGCATCTCGTTTGAtatcaatcatatatatatcTTCAACTGAATAATATTGAATTCAAAATGCTCTCTTCTTTAGCATGATCCAGCTAGTATCCGTGTGGAACATATATATAACTACTCAATATAGTGGGGGATATAGTTTTCGTGATGGATCATATTAGGGGGgaaaataattactaaaattaggagagagagagagagtcataAACGAGAAATAAAACCCATCCACATGTGTGATTTCTAATTATACCGAAAGGGTGTTTGGCCTACCGAATAGTCAAATACCCAAACAAAGCTTTCATTTTGAGACCACATCATTAATTGGAAATATCTTGGGTATTCGGCTGGTTGAATACCCTCCTGATCAAGATGATCGAATACACACATGGGCTTAAGCTGCCAAAAGGTAGGATCCCAGGTATTCGGTTGACTGGATAGCCGAATACATCAGGGCTGAATACTTTGGATATCTAATCTATTACAAATTGTAAGCACATTATAATCAAGATTGCCTATGCAATCATTATCATAACAACAATTAAGCTAAATTACCTAAAATTGTAATCATGTACAAAAGCCTATGGATTCAAAGCCTATTAAGATATGATAAGTAGATACGCGCTTCTGCTAATCAAAGGAATTGAACAGACTCACTTTGCTCACAATCTTGATGAGTTTAATATACAAAAGAAACTAATGAGTAAGAAATAACGAAAAAAATAGGGATTAACCCTTAGATTTCTTCATGGGCTATGGAACAATTTCTgggaaaattgatttgattatctTCTAAGTATTAACTTTTAACTTATACCCTTTGTCTAAGAATGGCTTCTCAATCTAGAAAgaatttattctatttattaaGATTTTGTCTGCTAACAGTTTGCTACTATCATATGTTGCCTAAAGAGAATTGTTGATTGGTTAACTTCAAACTTCAAAAGAGATGAAGGCATAGACCTTTTGTAAGACAAACAAGCTCTTGAGCACCTCACTAAGATAGTTGTTTAGCAAAGATGTAGCTATCATCATTAACTCAAGTCTAGGAATAGAAATGAGTCGAGTAGCTGATCCAAGGCCTTTGGTTCGGTCTATTTAAAGCTCGGCTCAACCTGACTTGTTTATTATAAAGGATAAActcaagctttttaaaaagtttttctatAGAAAAAGGTCAAAgccaaactataaaaaaagcttGTTAAACTTGACAAGCAGACTtgtttaagtaataataataataataataataataactattatctATACCATTTTATGGCATTATGAATAACATGATGAAATGACATAAAATGTTTAGAGAGTTTACttgcatgtaaaaaaatttcaaaaagaaaaagactcaAGTTAAAAGGATAATACAACCAGATTAATacttcaaaagaaaagaatgttttgtaaaaatattttcagacaatttaaatatttttatttgattatattagtATAGATCATCTCTAATCcatatattttctaatactatgctctctttttttcattttcttttgatatattttgtgttttaaatatttttatttgattatattagtATAAATCATCTCTAATCCATATATTTTCTAACACtatgttctcttttttttattttcttttgatatactttgtgttttaacaatttgaattcaatatgattttgttta contains:
- the LOC100784114 gene encoding NADH--cytochrome b5 reductase 1 — encoded protein: MLELPFNMALRFPKLDFKSFPFTENLNPELLGHVVALVAVGFTAAYIYYRAKHPKGSLDPKNFKEFKLIKKTQLSHNVARFKFALPTPSSVLGLPVGKNILARGKDSQGEEVMRSYTPITLDSNIGYFELVVKMYPNGKMSHHFRQMKEGDFLAVRGPKGRFTYKPGQVRAFGMIAGGSGITPMFQLIRAILENPKDKTKVHLVYANVTVDDILLKEELDNFANKFAQRFEVYHVLNKPPEQWNGGIGFISKEIIKSHCPEPAQDIQILRCGPPPMNKAMATHLDALGYTSNMQFEF